The following are from one region of the Mycolicibacterium helvum genome:
- a CDS encoding SDR family NAD(P)-dependent oxidoreductase yields MAIAPSDILLTDRVAVVTGGGTGIGRGIAAGLTQFGAKVAIWERDADTCAAIAVELGVLGIVTDVRDAQQVDAALKRTRDELGPVDILVNNAGGVFASPLLDTTENGWDALYRANLRHVLLCTQRVARQLVVDGRPGSVISLTSIEGVRAAPGYAAYSAAKAGVINYTRTAAFELATHNIRVNAIAPDITITEGLLALSPDGIRQELSQAVPLGRLGDVDEIASVAVFLASDMARNITGQTLHVDGGTHAASGWYHTDDGARFGPG; encoded by the coding sequence GTGGCGATCGCGCCGTCGGACATCCTGCTGACCGACCGGGTGGCGGTCGTGACCGGTGGCGGGACCGGTATTGGACGTGGGATTGCCGCCGGGCTGACGCAATTCGGCGCGAAGGTCGCGATCTGGGAACGCGACGCGGACACCTGCGCGGCGATCGCAGTCGAGCTAGGCGTGCTCGGGATCGTCACCGACGTCCGTGACGCGCAGCAGGTCGACGCCGCGTTGAAGCGCACCCGCGACGAACTCGGGCCGGTGGACATCTTGGTCAATAACGCCGGCGGTGTGTTCGCCTCCCCGCTGCTGGACACCACCGAAAACGGTTGGGATGCCTTGTACAGGGCGAACCTTCGTCACGTGCTGCTGTGCACGCAGCGGGTCGCGCGCCAGCTGGTCGTCGACGGGCGACCCGGCAGTGTCATCTCGCTGACGTCGATCGAGGGCGTGCGCGCCGCACCCGGCTACGCGGCCTACTCCGCGGCCAAGGCCGGGGTGATCAACTACACCCGGACGGCGGCTTTTGAGCTGGCGACGCACAACATCAGGGTCAATGCGATCGCCCCCGACATCACGATCACCGAAGGCCTGCTCGCGCTGTCCCCGGACGGGATCCGCCAGGAGCTCAGCCAGGCCGTCCCCTTGGGACGCCTCGGCGATGTCGACGAAATTGCCTCAGTTGCAGTCTTTCTCGCTTCCGACATGGCGCGCAACATCACCGGGCAGACGCTGCACGTCGATGGTGGAACGCACGCCGCGTCGGGCTGGTATCACACCGACGACGGTGCCCGGTTCGGGCCGGGCTGA
- a CDS encoding LLM class F420-dependent oxidoreductase codes for MKFGIPLGGVHPGLWRDLTVRAEELGYDSVWLPEHLVLPAAMSGSPHHGDSHPPIPSQTPMYDAIAYLSYLAGQTSTIRMGTYVYNIGLRHPFVSARAATTLDIVSGGRFDFGIGASWLREEWDATGLDFSTRGARVDEALEVCRALWTEPTISHHGRFFDFDAVAFEPKPVQPGGPPIHVGGDGRPALRRVARFGSGWIPMNHTLDQIPGSVQTLSALWAEHGRTGKPEITTSAPADSPGDVARAADAGIDRMIVMPWRRTREALDGIARFADDILTPSRSG; via the coding sequence GTGAAGTTCGGGATTCCGCTGGGTGGCGTCCACCCCGGCCTCTGGCGTGATCTGACCGTGCGCGCCGAGGAGCTGGGGTACGACTCGGTCTGGCTGCCCGAGCACCTCGTGCTGCCGGCCGCGATGTCGGGCAGCCCGCATCACGGCGACAGCCATCCGCCCATCCCGTCCCAGACCCCGATGTACGACGCGATCGCTTACCTGTCGTACCTGGCTGGCCAGACCAGCACGATCCGGATGGGTACTTACGTCTACAACATCGGGCTGCGGCACCCGTTCGTCAGCGCGCGCGCCGCCACCACGCTGGACATCGTCTCGGGCGGCCGCTTCGACTTCGGTATCGGCGCGAGCTGGCTGCGTGAGGAGTGGGACGCCACCGGGCTGGACTTCAGCACCCGCGGCGCCCGTGTCGACGAGGCGCTGGAGGTGTGCCGGGCGCTGTGGACCGAGCCGACCATCTCCCATCACGGCCGCTTCTTCGACTTCGATGCCGTCGCGTTCGAGCCCAAGCCCGTCCAGCCGGGCGGCCCGCCGATCCACGTCGGCGGTGATGGCCGGCCCGCCCTGCGGCGCGTGGCACGTTTCGGGTCGGGCTGGATCCCGATGAACCACACCCTGGACCAGATCCCCGGGTCGGTGCAGACGCTGTCGGCGCTGTGGGCCGAACACGGCCGGACCGGCAAGCCCGAGATCACCACATCGGCCCCGGCTGATTCGCCCGGGGACGTCGCGCGGGCGGCTGATGCCGGCATCGACCGGATGATCGTCATGCCGTGGCGGCGTACCCGGGAAGCGCTCGACGGAATCGCCCGCTTCGCCGACGACATCCTCACACCGTCGCGGAGCGGTTAG